In Amycolatopsis methanolica 239, a single genomic region encodes these proteins:
- a CDS encoding LysR family transcriptional regulator, whose product MRMDLTVQQLRAVVEVADAGGFTTAAQRLHLAQSSLSRTVAEVERKVGVALFERTTRRLVPTAEGVEFTRIAREVLASFDAGLRHFTGFLAGTRGHVRVATLPSLAAILLPPVIARYRRELPDVELSIEDCLSEEVLARVRAGAVDLAVTVVGEPPDDLEVQPLAADECCCVFPPGHPFADAETLSWQQIQGEPFIAFSPGSSIRPLVDHALAEAGVAPGHTIEARNIAAVAGLAAAGLGVSAIPGLVLPLVAFAGLRSLPLDGPRAERAIALVRDPSRPRPRAVAAFAEALLQARDRGDGLPAHTRWLTRRDSGPSPTAARPASGSGRRTPPA is encoded by the coding sequence ATGCGCATGGATCTGACGGTGCAGCAGCTCCGGGCCGTGGTCGAGGTGGCCGACGCCGGGGGCTTCACCACGGCCGCCCAGCGGTTGCACCTGGCCCAGTCGTCGCTGAGCCGCACGGTCGCCGAGGTGGAGCGCAAGGTGGGCGTCGCCTTGTTCGAGCGGACCACCCGGCGGCTCGTGCCGACCGCGGAGGGTGTGGAGTTCACCCGGATCGCGCGTGAGGTGCTGGCCTCGTTCGACGCCGGCCTGCGGCACTTCACGGGGTTCCTCGCCGGCACCCGCGGGCACGTCCGCGTAGCCACGCTGCCGTCGCTGGCGGCGATCCTGCTGCCCCCGGTCATCGCGCGCTACCGGCGGGAATTACCGGACGTCGAACTGTCCATCGAGGACTGCCTGTCGGAGGAGGTGCTCGCCCGGGTGCGGGCGGGCGCGGTGGACCTCGCGGTCACCGTCGTCGGCGAGCCCCCGGACGACCTGGAGGTGCAGCCGCTGGCCGCCGACGAGTGCTGCTGCGTCTTCCCGCCCGGTCACCCCTTCGCGGATGCGGAAACCCTGTCCTGGCAACAGATCCAGGGGGAGCCGTTCATCGCGTTCTCCCCCGGCAGCAGCATCCGCCCGCTCGTCGACCACGCGCTCGCCGAAGCCGGGGTGGCGCCCGGCCACACGATCGAAGCACGCAACATCGCCGCGGTCGCCGGGCTCGCCGCCGCCGGGCTGGGCGTCTCCGCGATCCCCGGCCTGGTGCTGCCGCTGGTGGCCTTCGCCGGGCTGCGCAGCCTGCCGCTGGACGGACCGCGCGCCGAACGCGCGATCGCGCTGGTCCGCGACCCATCCCGGCCGCGCCCACGGGCCGTCGCCGCGTTCGCCGAGGCCCTCCTCCAGGCCCGGGACCGCGGCGACGGCCTGCCGGCTCACACGCGCTGGCTCACCCGCCGTGACAGTGGCCCTTCGCCGACGGCGGCACGTCCAGCGTCGGGTTCCGGTCGAAGAACCCCACCGGCTTGA
- a CDS encoding DNA polymerase IV: MSADDWVLHVDLDQFIAAVEVARHPELRGKPVVVGGNGDPAERAVVATASYEAREFGIQSGMPLRTAAKRCPDAVFLPVDKEAYEEVSERVMATLRSFPVVVEVIGWDEAFVGARVTDPEALAADIRARVAAETGMSCAVGIGDNKVRAKIATGFAKPGGIYRLTRANWVAVMAGRPTDALWGIGRKTAKKLAEAGLTTVRDLGTADADELAARFGPTMGPWYRLLAQGAGDTEVTATPYLARSRSRETTFQTDLDDRAAVDAQVSALAARVAEDVLAEGRPAVRIGVKVRFKPFLTYTRSLTLPAPTSDRAEIERAALSLLDRFEWTRPVRLLGVRAEFNRDE, from the coding sequence GTGTCTGCCGACGACTGGGTCCTGCACGTGGACCTGGACCAGTTCATCGCGGCGGTCGAGGTCGCCCGGCACCCCGAGCTGCGCGGGAAACCGGTGGTGGTCGGCGGGAACGGGGACCCTGCCGAGCGGGCCGTCGTGGCCACGGCGTCGTACGAGGCGCGCGAGTTCGGGATCCAGTCGGGCATGCCGTTGCGGACCGCGGCGAAGCGCTGCCCGGACGCGGTCTTCCTGCCGGTCGACAAGGAGGCCTACGAAGAGGTCTCGGAGCGGGTGATGGCGACGCTACGGAGCTTCCCGGTGGTCGTCGAGGTGATCGGGTGGGACGAGGCGTTCGTCGGCGCCCGGGTGACGGACCCGGAGGCGCTGGCCGCGGACATCCGGGCGCGGGTGGCCGCGGAGACCGGGATGTCGTGCGCGGTCGGGATCGGGGACAACAAGGTGCGGGCCAAGATCGCGACCGGGTTCGCGAAACCGGGCGGGATCTACCGGCTGACGCGGGCGAACTGGGTCGCGGTGATGGCCGGCCGCCCGACCGACGCGCTGTGGGGGATCGGGCGCAAGACGGCGAAGAAGCTGGCGGAGGCCGGGCTGACCACCGTGCGGGACCTCGGCACGGCCGACGCGGACGAGCTGGCCGCGCGGTTCGGGCCGACGATGGGGCCGTGGTACCGGCTGCTCGCCCAGGGCGCCGGGGACACCGAGGTGACCGCGACGCCGTACCTGGCCCGGTCGCGGAGCCGGGAGACGACGTTCCAGACGGATCTGGACGACCGCGCTGCGGTGGACGCACAGGTGTCGGCGCTGGCGGCGCGGGTCGCGGAGGACGTGCTGGCCGAGGGGCGCCCCGCGGTGCGGATCGGGGTGAAGGTGCGGTTCAAGCCGTTCCTCACCTACACCCGCAGCCTGACCCTGCCCGCGCCGACGAGCGACCGCGCGGAGATCGAGCGCGCCGCACTGTCCCTGTTGGACCGTTTCGAGTGGACCCGCCCGGTGCGCCTGCTGGGCGTACGAGCCGAGTTCAACCGCGACGAGTGA
- a CDS encoding pyridoxamine 5'-phosphate oxidase family protein, producing MDATAELAKPIAQQLLGSNIPARLAYDGLDGEPRVIPIGFWWDGEHLVMATVPKSAKVAALRRNPRVAITIDYVDPWPPRVLLIRGTAHLELVDGAPDGYIEAGRKTTPPALADSWEQGVRALYEQMVVITVTPDWAKLLDFETTLPKAVEDLLAERQG from the coding sequence ATGGATGCCACCGCTGAACTGGCCAAGCCGATCGCGCAGCAGCTGCTGGGGTCGAACATCCCCGCGCGGCTGGCGTACGACGGACTGGACGGCGAGCCGCGCGTGATCCCGATCGGGTTCTGGTGGGACGGCGAGCACCTGGTCATGGCCACCGTGCCGAAATCGGCGAAGGTAGCGGCCCTGCGCCGGAACCCCCGGGTGGCGATCACCATCGACTACGTCGACCCGTGGCCGCCGCGGGTGCTGCTGATCCGCGGCACGGCGCACCTGGAACTGGTCGACGGCGCCCCGGATGGCTACATCGAGGCCGGCCGGAAGACGACGCCTCCCGCACTGGCCGACTCGTGGGAGCAGGGCGTGCGGGCCCTGTACGAGCAGATGGTGGTCATCACGGTCACGCCGGACTGGGCGAAGCTTCTCGACTTCGAAACGACACTGCCCAAGGCGGTGGAGGACCTGCTCGCGGAGCGCCAGGGCTGA
- a CDS encoding CitMHS family transporter encodes MLALAGFLTIGVFLAGVLSRRVSVLLALTVVPVVAALAVGAAPRLGELIGKGLTTVAPVAIMITFAVLYFCLMIDAGLFDPAVRRILRWAGGDPLKITVGTAALTVLVALDGDGASTFLITVSALLPLYQRMGMRRLVLAGVVALGAGVMNLVPWGGPTARAMAALDADSGRIFLPLLPAMLAGIAWVLVAAWLIGRAERKRIGVLDLDGPAAAVERTRAERVRYWANVVLTLALVAALLAQVAKLEVLFVGAFVLALLINRPKWSQQQELFEKHGHNVVLVTTMIFAAGVFTGILSGTGMIEAMARALVSVVPDWAGGALPALTALTGMPLSLVFTPDAYYFGAMPVLAETSAALGGDPAEIARAALLGQMTTGFPLSPLTASTFILVGMAGVDLGEHQRFAFKWAFGTTVVMTAVALAVGAI; translated from the coding sequence ATGCTTGCCCTGGCGGGCTTTCTGACGATCGGCGTGTTCCTCGCCGGGGTGCTCTCGCGCCGCGTCTCGGTCCTGCTGGCGCTGACCGTCGTGCCGGTCGTCGCCGCGCTCGCCGTGGGCGCGGCCCCGCGGCTGGGCGAGCTGATCGGCAAGGGGCTCACCACCGTCGCCCCGGTCGCGATCATGATCACCTTCGCGGTCCTCTACTTCTGCCTGATGATCGACGCCGGGCTGTTCGACCCGGCTGTGCGGCGGATCCTGCGGTGGGCGGGCGGCGATCCGCTGAAGATCACCGTCGGGACCGCGGCGCTCACCGTGCTGGTCGCCCTCGACGGCGACGGCGCCTCGACGTTCCTGATCACGGTGTCCGCGCTGCTCCCGCTCTACCAGCGGATGGGGATGCGCCGGCTGGTGCTGGCGGGGGTCGTCGCGCTCGGCGCCGGGGTGATGAACCTGGTGCCGTGGGGCGGCCCGACCGCGCGGGCGATGGCCGCGCTGGACGCCGACAGCGGCCGCATCTTCCTGCCGCTGCTGCCCGCGATGCTGGCCGGGATCGCGTGGGTGCTCGTCGCCGCGTGGCTGATCGGCCGCGCCGAGCGCAAGCGGATCGGGGTGCTCGACCTGGACGGCCCGGCCGCGGCGGTGGAACGCACCCGTGCCGAGCGCGTCCGGTACTGGGCCAACGTCGTGCTCACCCTCGCGCTGGTGGCCGCCCTGCTGGCCCAGGTGGCGAAGCTGGAGGTGCTGTTCGTTGGCGCGTTCGTGCTCGCCCTGCTGATCAACCGTCCGAAGTGGAGCCAGCAGCAGGAGCTGTTCGAGAAGCACGGGCACAACGTCGTGCTGGTGACCACCATGATCTTCGCCGCCGGGGTGTTCACCGGGATCCTGTCCGGCACCGGGATGATCGAGGCGATGGCGCGGGCCCTGGTGAGCGTCGTGCCGGACTGGGCAGGCGGCGCGCTGCCCGCGCTGACCGCGTTGACCGGGATGCCGCTGAGCCTCGTGTTCACCCCGGACGCCTACTACTTCGGGGCGATGCCGGTGCTCGCCGAGACCAGCGCCGCGCTCGGCGGCGACCCGGCCGAGATCGCCCGCGCCGCGCTGCTCGGGCAGATGACCACCGGGTTCCCGCTCAGCCCGCTGACCGCGTCCACGTTCATCCTCGTCGGCATGGCGGGCGTGGACCTGGGCGAGCACCAGCGGTTCGCCTTCAAGTGGGCGTTCGGGACCACCGTCGTGATGACCGCCGTCGCCCTGGCCGTGGGCGCGATCTAG
- a CDS encoding APC family permease, translating to MDTPRSLTGSLRAGSIVFMVVAAAAPLTVVAGSVPLGVALGNGAAFPATFVLCCVVLLLFAVGFCAMSRHVPNAGAFYAYVREGLGRAPGLGAAFLALVTYTAVQLAVYGYLGAALDGLVQHYGGPALPWWVWSLAALAVVGLLGYRHIELSSKVLGVLLLCEAGIVLVFDAVVTVRGGDGGLSTAFLQPPQIGSGSVGIAIMFAIASFIGFEATAVFRDEARDPARTIPRATYLSLLLIAGFYTLSSWAVVSAWGDTAAVEQAGADPGNMLITTVGRYLGTAGADVVQVLLITSLFAALLSFHNVIARYAFSLGNSGALPAACGRSHHRHGSPHVSSLAQSVSAVVLIAVFALAGMDPVTQVFSWMAGTATLGVLVLMTLTCLAVVVFFRRTRVDRRAWHTFAAPVLGLAGLAGCLVLTVLNFPTLIGGSFGLAAVIFAVLAGAFALGAVLSAVLRSPATEPAIA from the coding sequence ATGGATACGCCACGGTCGCTGACCGGTTCACTGCGCGCCGGCTCCATCGTCTTCATGGTCGTCGCGGCCGCCGCCCCGCTCACGGTGGTCGCCGGCAGCGTGCCGCTGGGCGTCGCGCTCGGCAACGGCGCCGCCTTCCCCGCCACCTTCGTGCTGTGCTGCGTGGTCCTGCTGCTGTTCGCGGTCGGGTTCTGCGCGATGAGCCGGCACGTGCCCAACGCGGGCGCCTTCTACGCCTACGTCCGTGAGGGCCTCGGCCGCGCACCCGGCCTCGGCGCCGCGTTCCTCGCACTGGTCACCTACACCGCGGTGCAGCTGGCCGTGTACGGCTACCTCGGCGCCGCCCTCGACGGACTGGTGCAGCACTACGGCGGTCCCGCGCTGCCGTGGTGGGTGTGGTCGCTGGCCGCGCTCGCCGTGGTCGGCCTGCTCGGCTACCGGCACATCGAGCTGAGCAGCAAGGTGCTCGGCGTGCTGCTGCTGTGCGAGGCCGGGATCGTGCTGGTTTTCGACGCGGTGGTGACCGTGCGCGGCGGGGATGGTGGCCTGTCGACGGCGTTCCTGCAGCCGCCGCAGATCGGCTCCGGCTCGGTGGGCATCGCGATCATGTTCGCCATCGCCAGCTTCATCGGGTTCGAGGCCACCGCGGTGTTCCGCGACGAGGCCCGCGACCCGGCCCGCACGATCCCGCGCGCCACCTACCTGTCGCTGCTGCTCATCGCCGGGTTCTACACGCTGTCCAGCTGGGCCGTCGTGTCGGCGTGGGGCGACACCGCGGCCGTCGAGCAGGCCGGCGCGGACCCGGGGAACATGCTGATCACCACGGTCGGCCGCTACCTGGGCACCGCGGGCGCCGACGTCGTGCAGGTCCTGCTGATCACCAGCCTGTTCGCCGCGCTGCTGTCGTTCCACAACGTCATCGCCCGGTACGCGTTCTCGCTCGGCAACTCCGGCGCGCTGCCCGCCGCGTGCGGCCGCAGCCACCACCGGCACGGTTCGCCCCACGTGTCGTCGCTCGCGCAGTCGGTCAGCGCGGTCGTGTTGATCGCGGTGTTCGCCCTGGCCGGGATGGACCCGGTCACCCAGGTGTTCTCGTGGATGGCCGGCACCGCGACCCTCGGCGTGCTCGTGCTCATGACGCTGACCTGCTTGGCTGTCGTGGTGTTCTTCCGCCGCACGCGGGTGGACCGGCGCGCCTGGCACACGTTCGCCGCGCCGGTGCTCGGCCTGGCCGGGCTGGCCGGCTGCCTGGTGCTGACCGTGCTGAACTTCCCGACGCTCATCGGCGGCTCGTTCGGCCTGGCCGCCGTCATCTTCGCCGTGCTCGCCGGAGCGTTCGCCCTCGGGGCCGTGCTCTCGGCCGTTCTGCGCTCGCCCGCCACCGAACCCGCCATCGCCTGA
- a CDS encoding primary-amine oxidase has protein sequence MTLAEERTTTTHPLDPMTEDEVRAVREVLSAAGLLGESVRFAFLALEEPGKAVVRAHQPGDEVDRRFRAILLDLADGSSKDVVVSATRSTVDEVREIDPVADGQPPIIDTEFELIEDILNAEPRWTGALRKRGLDPATVRAVPLSAGSYDHPGETGRRVVRALGFQQLHEKDHPWAHPVDGLVAYVDLTARAVTNVIDHRELPVPQEPGNFDDPAQTGPHRTTLKPIEITQPEGPSYAVEGSRVRWENWDLRIGFNEREGLTLHEISFHERPVLYRASVAEMVVPYADPSPVRFWQNYFDCGEYMFARYTNSLELGCDCLGEIRYFDAVVADDLGEPRTIRNAICMHEEDFGVLWKHSDMFAGSHETRRQRRLVVSFFTTIGNYDYGFYWYFYLDGTIELEAKATGITFTSAYPAEGHEYATEMAPGLGAPYHQHLFCARLDVSVDGDRNAVDEVDAVRVPVSEANPYGNAFREARTRLTRESEAARAADNSRGRVWHIVNPGRRNRFGRNPAYVLHPEGQPALLADESSSVHARATFATKHLWVTRYSDAERYPAGDLVNQNPGGAGLPAWTAADRDIDGEDIVLWHTFGLTHFPRPEDWPVMPVDYTGFKLKPVGFFDRNPTLDVPPSAKGHCHGG, from the coding sequence ATGACACTCGCCGAAGAACGCACCACCACGACCCACCCGCTCGACCCGATGACCGAGGACGAGGTCCGTGCGGTCCGGGAGGTGCTCAGCGCCGCCGGGCTGCTGGGGGAGTCCGTCCGGTTCGCCTTCCTGGCGCTGGAGGAGCCGGGCAAGGCCGTGGTGCGCGCGCACCAGCCGGGTGACGAGGTGGACCGCCGGTTCCGGGCGATCCTGCTCGACCTGGCCGACGGCTCGTCGAAGGACGTCGTCGTGTCGGCCACCCGGTCCACTGTGGACGAGGTGCGGGAGATCGACCCGGTCGCCGACGGCCAGCCGCCGATCATCGACACCGAGTTCGAGCTGATCGAGGACATCCTCAACGCCGAGCCGCGGTGGACCGGCGCCCTGCGCAAGCGCGGCCTGGACCCCGCCACCGTGCGCGCGGTGCCGCTGTCCGCCGGTTCCTACGACCACCCCGGGGAGACCGGCCGCCGCGTCGTGCGGGCGCTGGGCTTCCAGCAGCTCCACGAGAAGGACCACCCGTGGGCGCACCCGGTGGACGGGCTGGTCGCCTACGTCGACCTCACCGCCCGCGCGGTGACGAACGTGATCGACCACCGGGAGCTGCCGGTGCCGCAGGAGCCGGGCAACTTCGACGACCCAGCGCAGACCGGGCCGCACCGCACCACGCTCAAGCCGATCGAGATCACCCAGCCGGAGGGCCCGAGCTACGCGGTCGAGGGCAGCCGGGTGCGGTGGGAGAACTGGGACCTGCGCATCGGCTTCAATGAGCGGGAAGGCCTGACCCTGCACGAGATCTCGTTTCACGAGCGGCCGGTGCTGTACCGGGCGTCGGTGGCCGAGATGGTGGTGCCCTACGCCGACCCGTCGCCGGTGCGGTTCTGGCAGAACTACTTCGACTGCGGCGAGTACATGTTCGCCCGCTACACCAACTCGCTGGAGCTGGGCTGCGACTGCCTGGGCGAGATCCGCTACTTCGACGCGGTGGTGGCCGACGACCTCGGCGAGCCGCGCACCATCCGCAACGCGATCTGCATGCACGAAGAGGACTTCGGCGTGCTGTGGAAGCACAGCGACATGTTCGCCGGCTCGCACGAGACGCGGCGGCAGCGGCGGCTGGTGGTGTCGTTCTTCACCACGATCGGCAACTACGACTACGGCTTCTACTGGTACTTCTACCTCGACGGCACGATCGAGCTGGAGGCCAAGGCCACCGGCATCACGTTCACCTCGGCCTACCCCGCGGAGGGGCACGAGTACGCCACCGAGATGGCGCCCGGCCTGGGCGCGCCCTACCACCAGCACCTGTTCTGCGCGCGGCTGGACGTCAGCGTCGACGGCGACCGCAACGCCGTGGACGAGGTCGACGCGGTGCGGGTGCCGGTGAGCGAGGCCAACCCGTACGGCAACGCCTTCCGCGAGGCGCGGACGCGGTTGACCCGCGAGTCGGAGGCGGCGCGCGCGGCGGACAACTCGCGCGGCCGGGTGTGGCACATCGTCAACCCGGGCCGGCGGAACCGCTTCGGCCGCAACCCGGCCTACGTGCTCCACCCGGAGGGCCAGCCGGCGCTGCTGGCGGACGAGTCCTCGTCGGTGCACGCGCGGGCGACCTTCGCGACGAAGCACCTGTGGGTGACCCGCTACTCCGACGCCGAGCGCTACCCGGCCGGCGACCTGGTGAACCAGAACCCCGGCGGCGCCGGGCTGCCCGCGTGGACCGCGGCGGACCGGGACATCGACGGGGAGGACATCGTGCTGTGGCACACCTTCGGGCTGACGCATTTCCCGCGCCCGGAGGACTGGCCGGTGATGCCGGTGGACTACACCGGGTTCAAGCTCAAGCCGGTGGGGTTCTTCGACCGGAACCCGACGCTGGACGTGCCGCCGTCGGCGAAGGGCCACTGTCACGGCGGGTGA
- a CDS encoding IclR family transcriptional regulator, whose translation MSPETPLSGRQPKAVRSALAVLEEVVAAGPGVTAKEISAALKLPPATTYRLLNLLVGEEYLVRLPDLRGFALGRRAGRLATPVAVRPPAAARAIVEHLRHRVRWGVHLASFRTGRLTLVDPDPDHPPSDGALLARYPHVSALGKLLLAEQADWRAVVRELRSFTERTIVDADRLDAELAAVARDGLARQCGELLERKGCLAVAIRDVVTGELVAGLAVSGPAERVAEPNAELVALVRDHAGQLAPLLA comes from the coding sequence GTGAGCCCGGAGACGCCGCTGTCCGGCCGCCAGCCGAAGGCGGTCCGCAGCGCGCTGGCGGTGCTGGAGGAGGTCGTGGCCGCCGGGCCGGGTGTCACGGCGAAGGAGATCTCGGCCGCGCTGAAGCTGCCCCCGGCGACGACCTACCGGCTGCTGAACCTGCTCGTCGGCGAGGAGTACCTGGTGCGGTTGCCAGACCTGCGGGGGTTCGCGCTGGGGCGGCGCGCCGGGCGGCTGGCGACCCCGGTGGCGGTGCGGCCGCCCGCGGCGGCCAGGGCGATCGTGGAGCACCTGCGGCACCGGGTGCGGTGGGGTGTGCACCTGGCGTCCTTCCGGACCGGGCGGCTGACGCTCGTCGACCCGGACCCGGACCACCCGCCGTCGGACGGGGCGCTGCTCGCCCGCTACCCGCACGTGTCCGCGCTGGGCAAGCTGCTGCTCGCCGAGCAGGCCGACTGGCGCGCGGTGGTGCGGGAGCTGCGGTCGTTCACCGAGCGGACGATCGTCGACGCCGATCGCCTGGACGCCGAACTGGCCGCGGTCGCGCGCGACGGGCTGGCCCGGCAGTGCGGTGAGCTGCTGGAACGCAAGGGCTGCCTGGCGGTGGCGATCCGGGACGTGGTGACCGGCGAGCTGGTCGCCGGGCTCGCGGTGAGCGGGCCCGCGGAACGGGTCGCCGAGCCGAACGCCGAGCTGGTGGCGCTAGTGCGCGACCACGCCGGGCAACTGGCGCCACTTCTCGCGTGA
- a CDS encoding acyclic terpene utilization AtuA family protein, translating to MDCVRIGGGAGFAGDRFEPAEALARDGELDDLVLECLAERTIALGQQRRLADPSAGYDPRLVARFERLLPLCAARGIRVITNMGAANPLAAGRVTADLAGRLGLGLTVAVVTGDDVLDRIDPSAPALETGRPLAAHGELVSANAYLGAEQIMPALETGAHVVLTGRVADPSLFTAPLAQRLGWDLRDASAMAAGTVAGHLLECAGQLTGGYFADPGRKDVPGLAELGFPYADVTADGDVEVSKLPGTGGLVSRATVREQLLYEVTDPAAYPTPDVTLDLREVTVAETGPDRVAVRGAVGRARPEKFKVSVGYRAGWRAEAGISYAGPGARARAELAGDVVLRRLAGTRVRADVLGAEGSPECRLRIAASAADRAAAEVVCHEVEALYTNGPAGGGGVRTAVTEVIGIVSTLIDRDRVEPAVTVIGGHACG from the coding sequence ATGGACTGCGTACGGATCGGCGGGGGAGCCGGCTTCGCGGGGGACCGGTTCGAGCCCGCGGAAGCGCTCGCCCGCGACGGGGAGCTCGACGACCTGGTGCTGGAGTGCCTGGCGGAGCGCACGATCGCGCTCGGTCAGCAGCGCAGGCTGGCCGACCCGTCGGCGGGGTACGACCCGCGGCTGGTCGCCCGGTTCGAACGGCTGCTGCCGCTCTGCGCCGCGCGGGGGATTCGGGTGATCACCAACATGGGCGCGGCGAACCCGCTTGCGGCCGGCCGCGTGACGGCGGACCTGGCCGGGCGCCTCGGCCTCGGGCTGACCGTCGCGGTGGTGACCGGGGACGATGTGCTCGACCGGATCGACCCGTCCGCCCCGGCGCTGGAGACCGGGCGGCCGCTGGCCGCGCACGGGGAACTGGTGTCCGCCAACGCCTACCTCGGGGCGGAGCAGATCATGCCGGCGCTGGAGACCGGTGCGCACGTGGTGCTCACCGGCCGCGTCGCCGATCCCTCGTTGTTCACCGCGCCACTGGCCCAGCGGCTCGGGTGGGACCTGCGCGATGCCTCGGCGATGGCCGCCGGGACCGTGGCCGGGCACCTGCTCGAGTGCGCCGGGCAGCTCACCGGCGGGTACTTCGCCGACCCCGGTCGCAAGGACGTGCCCGGACTCGCCGAGCTCGGTTTCCCGTACGCCGACGTGACCGCTGACGGCGACGTTGAGGTGTCGAAGCTGCCCGGCACCGGAGGTCTGGTCTCCCGCGCGACGGTGCGGGAGCAACTGCTGTACGAGGTGACCGACCCGGCGGCCTACCCGACCCCGGACGTCACGCTCGACCTGCGTGAGGTGACCGTCGCCGAGACCGGGCCGGACCGGGTGGCGGTGCGCGGCGCGGTCGGGCGGGCGCGGCCGGAGAAGTTCAAGGTCAGCGTCGGCTACCGCGCCGGGTGGCGGGCCGAAGCCGGGATTTCCTACGCGGGCCCGGGCGCCCGGGCCCGCGCGGAGCTGGCCGGGGACGTGGTCCTGCGGCGACTGGCGGGCACGCGGGTGCGTGCCGATGTGCTGGGCGCGGAGGGGTCGCCGGAGTGCCGGTTGCGGATCGCCGCGTCGGCGGCGGACCGGGCGGCGGCCGAGGTGGTGTGCCACGAGGTGGAGGCGCTCTACACGAATGGGCCTGCCGGGGGCGGTGGCGTCCGGACGGCCGTGACGGAGGTGATCGGGATCGTGTCCACGCTGATCGACCGGGACCGGGTCGAGCCGGCGGTGACCGTGATCGGGGGGCATGCGTGCGGGTGA
- a CDS encoding APC family permease, whose translation MSVPPRVLPPLRRESPMSGLDRRNLGPLQVFAQSISAAAPSAAMAAAPAVAAAGAGTGVLWSFVVATVLALLIGLGIAQFTRRMAAAGSLYSLTAKGLGPAAAFACGCALLIGYGLLTMAALTGSGVYLQDLLRRAGLDLGWGLVAVLVLVLGGLATACVLRGVRLSATVVLVTEAVSISLMLVVFGLLLARVGPGLAPTAPDRGVGGIAAGVLPALGAFIGFEAAASYGVEARRPFRTVPRAVQGTAALCGVLYLVAAYTQVIGLGALPGGLAGQAEPVSTLAALQQLPWLSYLLDLGIAASFLACTLAAGNALVRVLLSMGREGVAPDALGRTHPRYRTPHVAILAVLPPVAVVPVVLMAAGMSTTSVFVTLLNVAVFGYLVAYLLVCVAAPVFLYRIGELTRGALVVGAITAPALLAALVVFTVDNLGGPYPAVFGLCALAGLAWFAWLRRRRPRDLARIGIYDETSEADLLGGER comes from the coding sequence ATGTCCGTGCCACCCCGGGTGCTGCCGCCGCTGCGGCGCGAGTCCCCGATGTCCGGGCTCGACCGCCGCAACCTCGGTCCGCTGCAGGTGTTCGCGCAGTCGATCTCGGCCGCGGCGCCGTCGGCGGCCATGGCGGCCGCGCCCGCGGTCGCCGCGGCCGGGGCCGGGACCGGGGTGCTGTGGTCGTTCGTCGTCGCGACCGTGCTCGCGCTGCTCATCGGGCTGGGGATCGCGCAGTTCACGCGCCGCATGGCGGCGGCCGGGTCGCTGTACAGCCTGACCGCGAAGGGGCTCGGCCCGGCCGCGGCGTTCGCGTGCGGCTGCGCGTTGCTGATTGGCTACGGCCTGCTGACGATGGCGGCGCTCACCGGGTCCGGCGTCTACCTGCAGGACCTGTTGCGGCGCGCGGGGCTGGACCTGGGCTGGGGCCTGGTCGCGGTGCTCGTGCTGGTGCTGGGCGGGCTGGCGACGGCGTGTGTGCTGCGCGGCGTGCGGTTGTCGGCGACCGTGGTGCTCGTCACCGAGGCCGTGTCGATCTCGCTGATGCTGGTGGTGTTCGGGTTGCTGCTGGCCAGGGTCGGCCCCGGGCTGGCGCCGACCGCGCCGGACCGGGGCGTCGGCGGGATCGCGGCCGGGGTGCTGCCCGCGCTCGGCGCGTTCATCGGTTTCGAGGCGGCGGCGTCCTACGGGGTCGAGGCCCGGCGGCCGTTCCGGACGGTGCCCAGGGCGGTGCAGGGGACGGCCGCGCTGTGCGGCGTGCTGTACCTGGTGGCGGCGTACACGCAGGTCATCGGCCTTGGCGCGCTGCCGGGCGGGCTCGCCGGGCAGGCCGAGCCGGTCAGCACGCTGGCCGCGCTGCAGCAGCTGCCGTGGCTGTCCTACCTGCTCGACCTGGGGATCGCCGCGTCGTTCCTGGCGTGCACGCTGGCGGCCGGCAACGCGCTGGTGCGGGTGCTGCTGTCCATGGGCCGCGAGGGCGTGGCGCCGGACGCGCTGGGCCGGACGCATCCGCGGTACCGGACCCCGCACGTCGCGATCCTGGCCGTGCTGCCGCCGGTCGCGGTCGTGCCGGTCGTCCTGATGGCCGCCGGGATGAGCACCACGTCGGTGTTCGTCACGCTGCTCAACGTCGCGGTGTTCGGCTACCTGGTGGCCTACCTGCTGGTGTGCGTGGCGGCGCCGGTGTTCCTGTACCGCATCGGCGAGCTGACCCGCGGGGCGCTGGTGGTCGGCGCGATCACCGCGCCCGCGCTGCTGGCGGCGCTGGTCGTGTTCACGGTCGACAACCTGGGCGGCCCGTACCCGGCGGTGTTCGGGCTGTGCGCGCTCGCCGGTCTGGCCTGGTTCGCCTGGCTGCGCCGTCGGCGGCCGCGGGACCTGGCGCGGATCGGCATCTACGACGAGACGTCCGAGGCCGACCTGCTTGGCGGCGAGCGGTGA